cacggcctgctgacgcttgcccaccgctgtgctgccacgccgcgtgacaccgactgctggcgacgtgctgctgacacatcttgattgcgagacagaggttgcgttggaggaggaggaggaggaaggtgctttagtggaggaagcatacaccgccgcagataccaccaccgagctgtggcccgcaattctgggggtgggtaggacgtgagcggtcgcaggctctgactctgtcccagcctccactaaattcacccaatgtgccgtcagggagatatagtggccctgcccgcctgtgcttgtccacgtgtccgttgttaagtggaccttgcccgTAACCGCGtaggtgagggcgcatacaatgttgcgggagacgtggtcgtgcagggctgggacggcacatcgggaaaagtagtggcgactgggaaccgagtagcgcggggcagccgccgccatcatgcttttgaaagcctccgtttccacaagcctatacggcagcatctctaggctgatcaattttgcaatgtgcacgtttaacgcttgagcgtgcgggtgcgtggcgtcgtacttgcgcttgcgctcaaactgtggcactagcgatgtctggacgctgcgctgagagacattgctggatggggccgtggacagcggaggtgagggtgtgggtgcaggccaggagacggtagtgcctgtgtcctcagaggggggttggatctcagtggcaggttggggcacagggcgagaggcagtggtgcaaaccggaggcggtgaacgggcatcgtcccaccttgtggggtgcttggccatcatatgcctgcgcatgctgttggtggtgcctccccagctgatcttggcgcgacaaaggttgcacaccactgttcgtcggtcgtcaggcgtctctgtgaaaaactgccacaccgtagagcaccttgacctgtgcagggtggcatggcgcgagggggcgctttgggaaacagttggtggattattcggtctggccctgcctctacccctggccaccgcactggctcggcctgtgcccacaccctcacttggccctccgcgtcctcggccgcgtccacatcctctggcctacccctacccctcagcatgctgtattaccagtgatttgatttcccagacaggaaagaaattggcgcaaggctgcactcaaccgtagctggttgcgtctgatttttttacgttctccacgcagcacacacgtacccagagcccttaggactgacacaggcagggcaaatatactttcctcccttttgtttaaaaggataggcccactgcgtctattcactgaataataattttaataactgtgttgcggccctgcaaaactgtcacagaactttactgttgcagagttactaactgtggcagagcaggtatttcccaggcaggaaagaaattggcgcaaggctgcactcaaccgtagctggttgcgtctgatttttttacgtactccacgcagcacacacgtacccagagcccttaggactgacacaggcagggcaaatatactttcttcccttttgtttaaaaggataggcccactgcgtctattcactgaataataattttaataactgtgttgcggccctgcaaaactgtcacagaactttactgttgcagagttactaactgtggcagagcaggtatttcccaggcaggaaagaaattggcgcaaggctgtactcaaccgtagctggttgcgtctgatttttttacgttctccacgcagcacacacgtacccagagcccttaggactgacacaggcaggccaaatagaattttttccctgctttttacaaggaacacccacactgcgtgtattcaatgaataatgtatgtcttctggccctgcctacacaattctatccctgtagtattaatgccgggtgcaatggtctgcacagccggttttgagaaaaaaaaaaaaatgcaacactgctaacagcagcctggacagtgctgcacacggatagatgtggccctagaaaggaccgttggggttcttgaagcctacactaactcctaacactctccctgcctaacccccacttctgtccctattgcagggcgcaatgctctgcagatccaatttttgaaaaaaaaaaaaaaatactgtgctaacacagtactgcacactagtagatgtggccctaaggagggccgttggggttcttgaagcctacactaactcctaacgctctccctacagcagctccagcacgatagtccttttccctcagctaagtcacaaggcatgtgtggcgagccgcgggaggggccgatttttatactcgggtgacatctgatcgccccagccactcacagcaggggggtggtatagggcttgaacgtcacagggggaagttgtaatgccttccctgtctttcaattggccagaaaagcgcgctaacgtctcagagaggaaactgaaagtaaccggaacaccgcgtggtactcgttacgagtaacgagcatctcgaacaccctaatattcgcacgaatatcaagctcggacgagtacgttcgctcatctctagtagagacctaATTTTTTGATTTTCCTCTTTTATTTCTATGAAAAGCTGTGGTTGCAAATGACCTCCACAGACCCTGAAATATTAGATCTCAACTATGGTTTCACAAGTGATGAATATATAATAAAATCTCCACTACAAAAAGTTTGGCTATGAGAAGAAAGTGTGCTCTGAACAGAAATGCACTAAATGATCAATACATAGCAAATTGTCACAGAATTTAGTGTCCTCTTTCTGTCCAATCGCAAATGCCAATTTGGTGCCCTTCTGATACAGAGGTTTCTCTATCATTGTGACTGTTTTCTGTGTTCCCAGGTATTGCCCCTGAATCTGCCACTGCTGACTCTGGTTTTGGGTATTGGTGGTACGTTCCAGTATGGTCTACACATTTCTCTTATCAATTCCCCTTCAAAAGTAAGTTTTATTTTGTACTATACATCTATAACTTAGCTACTTTGTGACAACTTCTTGGTTGTGACTATCCTAAGTAGGCTTCAGGTTTTGAATGTCCTAGGTAAGCCTCAGCCTACAAAGAAATTAGAAGGTAATGCTATTGTTTGGTCTGATTATAATGTCTGCTTGGTGCAGGAAATATCATACAATGGAAACATTAGAGACTATATTGTTATGTTTCATAAGTTCATCTGGGTATACTACGTTTTCacttcacttttttttgtttagtaTATTCAAAAGTTTATCGACAGGACATGGGAGCAACGGTATGGCATGATCCTACATCCAGACACCATCATGTTACTTTGGTCTATCATTGTTTCTGCATACAGTATTGGTGGGCTCTTGGGCTCCCTAATAGTGGGATATCTGTCAGTCACCTTTGGAAGGTACATATGTGTTTGATATATCACTTTCAGCTTAATACAAGTAAATTGCATGGTCTAACTTGCAGCTGCCATGCTTCTCTTGCAGAAAGAAGACCCAACTATATAATAATCTAATTGCTATACTGGGAGCTGCATTGATGTGTATGAGCCGTGCTGCCCAATCGTTCGAGATGATTATGTTGGGGAGGTTTCTCTATGGAATTAATGCAGGTAAAATGAAACTTCATTCTCAACACAAacactttctttctttttttatatgaTCCGTATGTCATAAAAATACTCAAATAATGAAGATTCTTATATTTTCCCTTTTTACATCCCTAATTGCAGAACATAATTTATTTATGGCAAAtagcattaaagggatttttcagcttgaacatgctgtccaaactgcaggcatcatgttatagagcaggaggagcggagcagattgttatatagtattatggggaaagattcagtataacttggatTTTATTAATTTACATGCACATTCTAAGCTGAATAGTCCAataggtggtcctatcagtgactgatagctttccctgtatgtacagtcatacatagACATCTATCAACCACTAATAGGACCACGAATTGCACCATTCAGGTCAGAATGAGCATGGACattaatgaataaaatacaagttatattgaatctttCCCCTTAAAAGTATATGTCTGTTTACTCAGCTCCTCCTActctgatgcctgcagtttgaatAGCAAGTTCCAGCTGACATATGCCCTTTAAATACAACTACTGTATATGTTTCACACATGTCAACACAGCATTCCCCATGTACAAGTTTTTACCAAATCTGtaaatgattgggaatagcaccccttctgtgTGCTCTCCTTGGCAACAGATgatgccatcccccaacccactcacccccaggtgtctccacacaacCCCTGCGTGCTCTCTTTAGGGACACCCCTCTCGACATGAGgtcattcccaatcattgttttacagacttggtaaaagcgcattgatttgaaggaatgctgctatccaataggtggtgctgcagaggtattgttccatcttccttgtttgcaggtctgaaggagagatttcacatgccttatcactggactaattatttactgttatggtcatccctccctggtatttatctaaatgctattaatcccAACACGTCTGTCTCCTCTTActctctgtctctggtatttatctagtgcaaattaagttcaccatctTCGTGccccccatgtgatcatgtgttatagtaaatacatttttagatttgttccattacgCCTGAgcaaggaccctgagaggtctgaaagctcgctgtattttcatgtatttttgttagccattgaaatgtattatatctacaagactgcttgatttctcttactgagaacaatcatatttaaAGAGTACTTGCACTTTCACTTTGGAGTGCTTGTGTTCCATCGGCCATGATCGGCTCCTTtcggcagctgaacactgctccATATAGCTCCATATAGCGCTTTAATGGCCAATGGAACACAAGATTCCATCGTAAAAGTTTTTAATAAGTAATATTATAAAATGTTATATTAATGCAGAGAATACACTGCAGCAAACTCCCAAAGAGCACACTATTACCTTTTCCCAATGAAAGGATGATTCTGCAGGAAAAatataagattttttttattccttaaCCCTTAAGAGTTATTATTTTGTCAGCCTTGGAAAGAAAAATCACAAATGCCTACTGTATATTCTATATGACTATATACTTCATGCTTCCAGTTTTAGTATCATTGGTCCTATGAGtttttgtaaacatttttctATCATTAGACCAGATTCTTGTTCTAATGATAGAAAATGCTCTAATTTTTGTCTGATGATAACATAGTatacaaggctgaaaaaagacaaatgtccatctggttcagcctgtttccacccttcacccttgttgatccagaggaaggcaaaaaaaaattaccccatttggtggaaaaaaaatcctcccctTCAAAGTCATGGAAGATAACAGAGATTACAGTACTTTCTTTGAACAGTGATATTTATCCTGTCTGTTTTACTATATGTTTCCATATTGCTGCTTGTTGTAGGTGTAAGTCTGAATCTTCATACAATGTATATTGGAGAATGCGCCCCACAGAGTAAGCGTGGAATGGTCACCGTAACTGTTTCTTTTGCCATTGCCTTTGGGAGGTTGATGGGGTTCGTTATAGGACTCAGGTACTATTAATAACAATTTTTTAATTAGTTCATTAGGTTCATTAGGTCCCCTATGATTCATTTTTCCTAGCAGCAATCGTTTTTCTTATCTCTCTCTCATTTCAGAATATTTCCTTCATTATAACGTTATTCAATTTCATTCTAGGGAGCTATTTGGTTCAGAAGAATGGTGGCCATACCTTTTGGCATGTAGTGCTGTTCCAGCACTCATTCAATTGGTAACATTACCCTTTTTCCCAGAGTCTCCCAGATACCTACTTATTGACAAAGGTGACAAAGATGGTTGTCTGAAAGGTATATTGAGGTTTCACTGTTCTCGGTAATGTAGTTGTTTTCTATACATTTACACATCAGATTTCATACTTATTAACTTTTTTCCAGCTATGCAGCAGTTGTGGGGTCCTGGGGAGCATAGTGTggaaatgcagaacatgttgatAGAGAAAGAGGTAGTAGGAGAGCAGATCAAAGGACTGAAGGACCTCCTGGTGGATCGCACAGTGCGCTGGCAGATGATCACATTGCTGATCATTTGTGGTGCTATTCAACTTATAGGCATCAATGCGGTAATCACTGTATTCTCCTTTTATGTATCTTGTGTTTGTTTCGCTGTGGGTCTAAATATATTTTTCATTGTGAAAGATAGATTCAAATTTAAATAAGCTACTTTTGCCAAACTTATGGAAGCGCATATCGGCACTCTTACAAGCTTGGAGAGGTTCAAAGAAGttctcatgctccattttatgttCCATGAAAAGTCATTTTCTAAGCAATAAATATACAGCAGCAAATAATGGCCATAAATGGTCTCATACTAATTGTTTGAGTCACAACTTAGACATTTCTGTACATTTTCTTCTTTCAAATGTGACACTGTAGCAAACTATATATTTCAATCAACACAAAAAAACTGTAAGCATAGTTTATGATTGTTAATCTATTTTCCCTTAGTCCTAAAACAGTATGACCATGGGCGTAAGTCTGCCCATGTGAATTGGCAGGAGAAACtgaattttttaataaaataagtAATTAGCTAATTAGTCCTTGTCCCGCCACCACACCATATTGAGGCTGACTGGACTGCTATACTAGCCTGtaattaaaaagacaaaaaaagtaataaataatTAATCTGGGAAGCTTGTTCTGCTGTTAGGACTAAGGAAAAACAGGTTAAAAAACAGTaagactgttaccatgcagggcggcgctgggtcccgcggccggcgcgcgccgcttcgagctcggcttcggcgtcccggagctgtgctgtcagggatctcccggaggcgtggagcagccagcgtgcagcagcgtggagcagccagcgtgctgcggcgtgggcgtgtccgcccgtagggcgccgcccgctctcatccacctcccttatgcaacagtgggagagtcggctcctcccactctccgccccggggcggaggcttttagttaaaaggctggcagtgacctgaactcactgccagttattggttctgctagcctctagtcaggtctattctagtctgtcctagttgcttgtcagtagccttccgtttgcctgtgagctacacctccagccttgattctcctagttgttttgttggtctgttacacctgcctcttctgtcggcactctgtcccctgttagtagttccatccaggtagtcgccaggtccctagccagcgcagggactgccgcccagttgtccgcctggggttagccagggccgaggcaagtaggcagggacagtggggtgcaggagatcagggcaccccaactggcgctcggggggcagagtgccgtaacataataactggccctttaaaaccgtttttgtcatggaggcgatcagttccctcacgaaccagctgcaggccctggtgcctgtgatccaggatttatccgcccgcatggtggcccaggagcagcggggggtgtcgcaggggtcggacgcctcaaccagccccgaacccaagtgccctcttcccgaggtgttttctggggagaggaacaagttttttgttttccgacaggcgtgtcgcctgttttttcgcatgcgtccccgttcttccgggtcggaggctcagagggtcgggctgataatgtccctgctgcggggctcggcacagacatgggctttctccatccccgagggttcctcctgcctgcagtccgtggactccttttttcaggaactcgggggtatcttcgacgaaccggaccgagcggggttggcggtttcacggttgttggcgctacggcaggggttgtcgtgtgtggaggattattgctccaacttcagacgctatgcgggggacacgacatggaacgatagcgcgctgaaggacgtttttctgcagagcctctcggacgctgttaaagacctgttaatttcccatcccgttcccgggtccttaagggaggctatggagctagcggtgagagcagataggaggctcaggtctagggagcaggacaggcagacccgtagagtcagggaggtcagtggccctggtccctcctccttcttaccagtctctgcgcccgagccgatggaggtggacccgctggaccccaaagagcgacgccggatccgtttgttgcatcgtctctgcctctactgcgggaaagctggacatcgggtgataacctgcccactgaagtctcaacgcccgcagccggaaccggcggaaaactccgagtcctaggcgattgcagggaggatcgcctaggacttcaggtacttcctaaacttttggtaccgtgtcatgttagattcggggatttttcccgatcagggcgggcgtttattgattccggagcagccgctaacttgataagtctgggttttgtccgttctctgatggcggaatttgtggcgttgaagacgccaattcattttaccagcattgatgctacccctctctctacaggcttggtacgatggaggaccccaagattacagttcacggtgggggtcctccactcggaagaactgtctttcttggttatggaaaaaatgtcggttgatgtggtgcttggtatgccctggttggcactgcacaacccccaatttgattggtccacccgggaattgactcattgggggtcatcgtgtcacaatcacctgtctaccatagctgtgtgctccgcagatacggtgctcattccggagtatttgtcagactttcaggatgtattctccaaacgactgtctaaggctctgccccctcatagggagtgggactgtggtatcgacctgattcccgacggtcccatccctaagggagccattttcaatctgtcaggtcgtgagcatgaagccctcaagtcctatgtctcggaagctctggccaaccgacatatccggccatccaggtcccctgccggggcaggtctcttctttgtagagaagaaggacgggacactaaggccttgtgtggattatcgggccttgaataaaatcactgtgaagaaccagtgctccttgcccctaattcctgacttgttgaatcaggtggtaggggctcactggttctccaaactggacttaaggggggcttacaatctaattcgcatcagagagggagatgaatggaagacagcgttcaacaccccgttaggacattttgaatgtctggtcatgccttttggactctgtaatgcccccgctgtgtttcagggttttatgaacgcagtcttccacgacttcctgggggtatttctggtcatttatctggacgacatcctggtgtactcacctgactgggattcacatgtgcggcacctgaggttggtcctgacccgtttgcgcg
This region of Eleutherodactylus coqui strain aEleCoq1 chromosome 5, aEleCoq1.hap1, whole genome shotgun sequence genomic DNA includes:
- the LOC136628825 gene encoding solute carrier family 2, facilitated glucose transporter member 11-like, whose product is MVSQRFLYHCDCFLCSQVLPLNLPLLTLVLGIGGTFQYGLHISLINSPSKYIQKFIDRTWEQRYGMILHPDTIMLLWSIIVSAYSIGGLLGSLIVGYLSVTFGRKKTQLYNNLIAILGAALMCMSRAAQSFEMIMLGRFLYGINAGVSLNLHTMYIGECAPQSKRGMVTVTVSFAIAFGRLMGFVIGLRELFGSEEWWPYLLACSAVPALIQLVTLPFFPESPRYLLIDKGDKDGCLKAMQQLWGPGEHSVEMQNMLIEKEVVGEQIKGLKDLLVDRTVRWQMITLLIICGAIQLIGINAVYFYAYDVFQNAGIPASEAPYVSLGIGITEILTTVLCSFFIDRLGRKTLLWVNYVILALTLTLLTATLTLQDVYSWMPYVSCMLIFIFTLSYGLGPGGVSCVLPTELFVQSYRPAAYAITGALIWLGLFVIGLAFPFIEEALGTFCFIVFLVYCIAAAIFTFCILPETKDRSMMEILESFNKLNFRAKEVKEEKLICTRL